TGTTTTTTACGGGGGTCTTTTTTTAGACGAGAAGCACAATGGGATAGGCAAAGAATTCCTTAAAAATAGCTATAATTTTCGTCAGCAGGTTATTGTAGCGTATAATTAGGCGAAAGGAAGTGAAGACATGAAGAAGATACTCACAGTACTTATTTTATTGTTGGCTTTAGCTGGCTGTGGTGGAAATGAAAAAAAAGCCAATCCTACTGCTAAAGCGCAAATAAAACCAAAGACGAGTGTAATTCTTAAAAAAAGTGCGGTACCCACGCTATTTATCCACGGCTATAGCGGTACTAAAAATTCTTTTGGCGGTATGTTGCAACGTCTAGAAACAAGTAACTTAGCCAAAAAAGAGTTGATTATGACCGTCTCTAAAGAAGGTTCAATCACAACAACAGGGACACTGAGTGGTAAAAAAGATAATCCGATGATTCAAGTCATCTTTCAAGATAATAAAAATACGGAATGGTCACAATCTGAATGGTTGTATAATTGTTTGGCTGATTTAAAAAAAATGGGGGTTGAAGCGGTCAATTTGGTAGGACATTCGATGGGTGGCGTTTCGGGATTGCGGTATATGATGAGTTATCCTAACGATCCGTCACAGCCTGAAATTTTAAAATTTGTGGCGATCGGTGCACCTTTCAATGATTTTTTAGACACTAGTAGCAATCAAGATATGGCCGACTTATTAAAAAATGGGCCTACTGAAGTTTCTAGTCGTTACCAAGATTACCAAAAATTAGCAGCCAATTTAGCTAAAAATACGAAAATTTTACTTTTAGCTGGACAGTTAGATGAAAATACGTTTAATGATGAAATGGTCCCAACTACGAGTGCTCTAGCAGTGAACGCCTTACTAAAACAAACCAACAGCGTGACAACCCAAATTTTTTATGGTCCCAACGCACAGCATAGTCAACTGCACGAAAATAAGGAAGTCGATAAAAAAGTTTCAGACTTCTTATGGCAAAAGAGCTGACTTGCAAAGCCAGACAACCAGAAAAGCTTTTTGGACTTGGCCAGCGCTCGAAAAATAAGCGTGGAATTGCTAGAAATTGTTGCTCAAATTTCTTGAAATTTCGCCTTATTTCTTAGAGGGCTAGTGCGTGAAGCCAGACAACCAGAAAAGCTTTTCGGACTTGGTCAGCGCTCGAAAAATAAGCGTGGAATTGCCAGAAATTGTTGCTCAAATTTCTTGGAATTTCACCTTATGATCACAGCGGGTTAGTTGAAAGAGCCAGACAGTGCTAAGCGGTCAAATCACTATTTATCTTTTGAAAAATTTATCTCTTCTTTATAGTGAAGATAGTGAAGAAAATAAACGAGCCAATCACGCCTTGTGCGACGTGATTGGCTCGTTTATTTTTCTGGTGCTAAGCCTTTTAGTAAAACTTCGCTCCACTGTGCAATGTAAGGCAATGCACGAGTATAAATTGCTGGTTCGGCAATGCCTGCGATCATTGATTCAGTGTAAATAAAGAGAAATTCATCGGTATACTTCGGATCAATAAATCCTTCTTTTCGCCCTTGTTGAAATAAGGTGAGGAGTGTTTCATTGCTTTTTTTTGCATAGCCGTTCATGAATTCAGCTAATTCTTTATCTTCTGTTTGCGAATAATAAGCCATAAGATCAAGATAAAATTGTTGACTAACATGGTCTAAGCGGTTGATTTTTAGCTGTGTTAAGGCGGTAAAAGTATCTGGAAAAGATCTTTTTTCTTGCAAAGTTTTTTCTGCGTCATAAGCCATTTCGGCCATAAAGTTTTTAAACACCATTTTAATTAAATTATCCTTGGATTGAAAATATTTAAAAATCGTAGCTTTTGAAATATTGGTTGCAGCAGTTACTTTGTCAATGGTTAGA
The DNA window shown above is from Enterococcus montenegrensis and carries:
- a CDS encoding alpha/beta fold hydrolase; translated protein: MKKILTVLILLLALAGCGGNEKKANPTAKAQIKPKTSVILKKSAVPTLFIHGYSGTKNSFGGMLQRLETSNLAKKELIMTVSKEGSITTTGTLSGKKDNPMIQVIFQDNKNTEWSQSEWLYNCLADLKKMGVEAVNLVGHSMGGVSGLRYMMSYPNDPSQPEILKFVAIGAPFNDFLDTSSNQDMADLLKNGPTEVSSRYQDYQKLAANLAKNTKILLLAGQLDENTFNDEMVPTTSALAVNALLKQTNSVTTQIFYGPNAQHSQLHENKEVDKKVSDFLWQKS
- a CDS encoding TetR/AcrR family transcriptional regulator, with product MNGFEKRSAQKKHAILKAAAEIMNGPEGSKALTIDKVTAATNISKATIFKYFQSKDNLIKMVFKNFMAEMAYDAEKTLQEKRSFPDTFTALTQLKINRLDHVSQQFYLDLMAYYSQTEDKELAEFMNGYAKKSNETLLTLFQQGRKEGFIDPKYTDEFLFIYTESMIAGIAEPAIYTRALPYIAQWSEVLLKGLAPEK